From one Heterodontus francisci isolate sHetFra1 chromosome 17, sHetFra1.hap1, whole genome shotgun sequence genomic stretch:
- the cenpn gene encoding centromere protein N isoform X3, translated as MDGTEYLIKDSGVTLKQVADLDIIYNCAHPQKKRWSAYQMFRSEGDEETKLFDFGDFRKIFERNLKILIRNIMVNVLEHGEAVWIRIAWGKHHSPPNQQRASYAVYYPQTPYVFMSNLAAQYRVYVSQALVVATEHNMLKEMDLRGHCLDSLRDIALKRFNPALSAHHRKPLQQLSTSQESVQDQRITIENLREKEDTKRLTSAAFGEGSLPKLEEVHYRLQTVFKDEHNVGILSDRRKPFRCVAKFSSPNILESLRALPALGIADVPISTMFSSIPEKGKNYFKITDKRTFGPNTPAT; from the exons GACAGTGGAGTAACTCTAAAACAAGTAGCAGATTTGGACATTATTT ATAATTGTGCACATCCTCAGAAGAAAAGATGGAGTGCCTATCAAATGTTTAGGTCAGAAG GTGACGAGGAAACAAAGTTATTTGATTTTGGAGACTTCAGAAAGATATTTGAAAGAAATCTCAAAATACTCATTAGAAAT ATCATGGTCAACGTTTTAGAACATGGGGAAGCAGTTTGGATCCGAATCGCATGGGGCAAACACCACTCCCCACCTAACCAGCAAAGGGCTTCGTATGCAGTGTACTACCCACAGACTCCTTATGTCTTCATGTCTAATCTTGCTGCACAGTATAGAGTGTATGTTTCTCAG GCCCTGGTTGTTGCTACTGAGCATAACATGCTCAAAGAGATGGATCTGCGAGGACATTGTCTGGACTCCCTCCGAGACATCGCTCTTAAAAGATTTAATCCG GCACTTTCTGCACATCACAGGAAACCTTTACAACAGCTAAGCACCAGCCAGGAATCTg TACAAGATCAGAGAATCACCATAGAAAATCTCAGAGAGAAAGAAGATACCAAAAGGTTAACATCAGCAGCATTTGGTGAAGGGTCACTACCAAAACTGGAAGaggttcattacagg TTACAAACTGTCTTTAAGGATGAACACAACGTGGGGATTTTATCAGACAGAAGAAAACCATTCCGATGTGTAGCAAAATTTTCCAGTCCAAATATCCTTGAATCATTGAGAGCGCTTCCAGCACTAG GGATTGCTGATGTTCCCATTTCAACCATGTTCAGCAGTATTCCAGAAAAGGGGAAGAATTATTTCAAAATAACAGACAAAAGGACTTTCGGGCCTAATACACCAGCCACTTAG
- the cenpn gene encoding centromere protein N isoform X2 has translation MRSHFRGSEESATLLLSLESHRLDQDSGVTLKQVADLDIIYNCAHPQKKRWSAYQMFRSEGDEETKLFDFGDFRKIFERNLKILIRNIMVNVLEHGEAVWIRIAWGKHHSPPNQQRASYAVYYPQTPYVFMSNLAAQYRVYVSQALVVATEHNMLKEMDLRGHCLDSLRDIALKRFNPALSAHHRKPLQQLSTSQESVQDQRITIENLREKEDTKRLTSAAFGEGSLPKLEEVHYRLQTVFKDEHNVGILSDRRKPFRCVAKFSSPNILESLRALPALGIADVPISTMFSSIPEKGKNYFKITDKRTFGPNTPAT, from the exons GACAGTGGAGTAACTCTAAAACAAGTAGCAGATTTGGACATTATTT ATAATTGTGCACATCCTCAGAAGAAAAGATGGAGTGCCTATCAAATGTTTAGGTCAGAAG GTGACGAGGAAACAAAGTTATTTGATTTTGGAGACTTCAGAAAGATATTTGAAAGAAATCTCAAAATACTCATTAGAAAT ATCATGGTCAACGTTTTAGAACATGGGGAAGCAGTTTGGATCCGAATCGCATGGGGCAAACACCACTCCCCACCTAACCAGCAAAGGGCTTCGTATGCAGTGTACTACCCACAGACTCCTTATGTCTTCATGTCTAATCTTGCTGCACAGTATAGAGTGTATGTTTCTCAG GCCCTGGTTGTTGCTACTGAGCATAACATGCTCAAAGAGATGGATCTGCGAGGACATTGTCTGGACTCCCTCCGAGACATCGCTCTTAAAAGATTTAATCCG GCACTTTCTGCACATCACAGGAAACCTTTACAACAGCTAAGCACCAGCCAGGAATCTg TACAAGATCAGAGAATCACCATAGAAAATCTCAGAGAGAAAGAAGATACCAAAAGGTTAACATCAGCAGCATTTGGTGAAGGGTCACTACCAAAACTGGAAGaggttcattacagg TTACAAACTGTCTTTAAGGATGAACACAACGTGGGGATTTTATCAGACAGAAGAAAACCATTCCGATGTGTAGCAAAATTTTCCAGTCCAAATATCCTTGAATCATTGAGAGCGCTTCCAGCACTAG GGATTGCTGATGTTCCCATTTCAACCATGTTCAGCAGTATTCCAGAAAAGGGGAAGAATTATTTCAAAATAACAGACAAAAGGACTTTCGGGCCTAATACACCAGCCACTTAG